From Zingiber officinale cultivar Zhangliang chromosome 5B, Zo_v1.1, whole genome shotgun sequence, the proteins below share one genomic window:
- the LOC121986659 gene encoding endoglucanase 10-like, with amino-acid sequence MGFGVNLSIKRRSLFFSPDFLLSAAKYEAAGELEHVKGIIKWGTDYLLKTFNSSADTIDSIVAQVGEGDTSKGPDANDHYCWMRPEDIDYTRPVYECHSCSDLASKMAASLAAASIVFKDSKTYSDKLVHGAKTLFQYGRLQRGRYSPGGTDPAIFYNSTGYWDEFLWGGSWLYFATGNSSYLQLATAPALAKHAGAFWGGPDYGVFSWDNKLTGSQVLLSRLRLFLSPGYPYEEILSTFHNQTGNIMCSYLPFFKSFNRTKGGLIQLNHGHVLREEKMASSANSLCRAELESRGLKWRSMRTFVDDMF; translated from the exons ATGGGGTTTGGGGTTAACCTCTCTATAAAGCGCCGAAGCCTTTTCTTTTCCCCCGACTTTCTCCTGAGTGCTGCCAAGTACGAGGCCGCCGGCGAGCTCGAACACGTCAAGGGCATCATCAAGTGGGGCACCGACTACCTCCTCAAGACCTTCAACTCCTCTGCCGACACCATCGATAGCATCGTCGCACAG GTCGGCGAAGGAGACACGTCGAAGGGGCCAGATGCTAACGACCACTACTGCTGGATGAGGCCGGAGGACATCGACTACACTCGGCCGGTGTACGAGTGCCACAGCTGCTCCGACCTCGCCAGCAAAATGGCGGCGTCGTTGGCTGCTGCTTCGATCGTGTTTAAGGACAGCAAGACCTACTCCGACAAGCTCGTCCATGGCGCCAAGACTCTGTTCCAGTACGGAAGGCTACAGAGGGGCAGATACAGCCCTGGAGGCACTGATCCCGCCATCTTCTACAACTCCACCGGTTACTGGGATGAGTTTCTGTGGGGCGGCTCATGGCTCTACTTTGCAACTGGAAATTCCTCCTACCTCCAGCTCGCCACTGCTCCAGCCCTGGCCAAGCATGCCGGTGCCTTCTGGGGAGGACCGGATTATGGAGTCTTCAGCTGGGACAACAAGCTCACTGGATCTCAGGTTCTTCTCAGCAGACTCAGACTGTTCTTGAGTCCTGGTTATCCCTACGAAGAAATTCTGAGCACATTCCACAACCAGACGGGCAACATTATGTGCTCATACTTGCCATTTTTCAAGTCATTTAATCGAACCAAAG GTGGCTTGATCCAACTAAACCATGGACATGTTTTGAGAGAGGAGAAAATGGCATCGTCTGCTAATAGTTTGTGCAGGGCAGAACTGGAGAGTAGGGGGTTGAAATGGCGGTCAATGAGGACTTTTGTCGATGACATGTTTTGA
- the LOC121986660 gene encoding LRR receptor kinase SERK2-like, with product MTDERSSIGSSQEAPQIYRFNLEEIECATQYFSEVNLLSKKSSFAATYKGILHDGTEVAVKRINKTSCKSEEAEFLMGLKALTLLRHENLVGLRGFCYSRARGESFLIYDFVANGSLSEYLDVKCDEIHKVLDWSVRVCIIKDIAKDSYHNEYTTVTTTTTNIDHLRWNFILSFTYICTLP from the exons ATGACCGATGAGAGGAGCAGTATCGGGTCATCTCAAGAGGCTCCTCAGATCTATAGGTTTAACTTGGAGGAGATAGAATGTGCTACTCAGTACTTTTCGGAGGTGAATTTACTTAGCAAGAAAAGCAGCTTTGCGGCAACATACAAGGGGATACTACACGATGGAACGGAGGTTGCAGTGAAGAGGATCAACAAGACTAGTTGCAAGTCAGAGGAAGCTGAGTTTCTCATGGGTTTGAAGGCATTGACATTGCTAAGGCATGAGAACCTAGTTGGATTAAGGGGCTTCTGTTATTCAAGAGCAAGAGGAGAGAGTTTCCTCATTTATGATTTTGTTGCAAATGGGAGTTTGTCGGAATATCTAGATGTCAAATGCGATGAGATTCACAAGGTCCTTGATTGGTCTGTAAGAGTTTGTATCATCAAAGACATTGCTAAAG ATAGCTATCATAATGAATATACTActgtaacaacaacaacaacaaacatTGATCATTTAAGATGGAATTTCATCTTGTCATTTACCTACATTTGCACTTTGCCTTGA